AACAAGACGATCGCAGAGCCGAGACCGGAAGTGGGAGCGTATGCGCCGAAGATCATCCAGATGCAGATCGATCCGCAGAAGATCGGTGATGTAGTGGGACAGCGCGGCAAGACGATCAATGCCATCATAGAGCAGACAGGCGTTAAGATCGATATTACCGACGACGGTGCCGTTTCTATCTGCGGCGTAGAGGCCGACAGCATGGCGGAAGCAAAAAGACTGATCGAAATTATCGTGGCGGACTTTGAGGCAGGCCAGATACTGGAAGGTAAAGTAGTCAGCATTAAAGAGTTTGGTGCATTCCTTGAATTTGCTCCGGGCAAAGAAGGTATGGTTCATATTTCCAAGATTTCAAAAGAGAGGATCAACCATGTAGAAGATGTACTGACACTGGGAGACGTTGTCACGGTAGTATGCCTTGGCAAGGACAAGATGGGGCGTATCTCTTTCAGCATGAAAGATGTTGCAAAATAAATTAGGGAAGAACCACAGAATGCAGGAAACTGATTCTGTGGTTTTTGTCTTTATGGTACGGTTTCTTTCCCGTTCCATAACAGTTGAGAAGGAGGACATTATCAATGAAAGTATATATTATAGGGATGGGCGCGCTGGGCGTCATGTATGCGGATCACATTAAAGAACACGGCGGCGACGTGGCGTTTGTCATGGACCGCGAGAGGCTGGCGAGATATGAAGGACGTCCGGTCATCTGCAACGGCAGGGAACAGACCTTTGCCATGTTGGATGCTGCCGAGGCGGCCCCTGCGGACCTCGTGATAACAGCGGTGAAATACAGCGGCCTTAAACCGGCCATACAGACGATGAGACACTGTGTAGGGGCAGATACCATCCTTATGTCCGTCATGAACGGGATCAGCAGCGAAGATATCATTGCAGAGACATACGGGAGCGGGAGAATGGTCTATACGGTAGCCCAGGGTATGGATGCCATGAAGGCAGGAAATGTGCTCAAGTACACACAGATGGGCGAACTGTGCATCGGCAGGAAGGAGCCGGCCCAAAAGTCCAATGTAGAGCGTGTGGCGGCATATTTCGACAGCATCGGCATGCCGTATACGGTGGACGAAGATATTATGCACCGGATCTGGGGCAAGTTCATGCTGAATGTAGGCGTGAACCAGACTTGTATGGCATACGGCACTACATATGAGGGCGTACTTCTGCCGGGAGAGCCCCATGATATTATGCTGGAAGCCATGCATGAAGTGATCGCCGCCGCAAACGCGGAGGGAATCGCGCTCGGGGAAGAAGACGTGGATTTCT
This is a stretch of genomic DNA from [Clostridium] hylemonae DSM 15053. It encodes these proteins:
- a CDS encoding ketopantoate reductase family protein yields the protein MKVYIIGMGALGVMYADHIKEHGGDVAFVMDRERLARYEGRPVICNGREQTFAMLDAAEAAPADLVITAVKYSGLKPAIQTMRHCVGADTILMSVMNGISSEDIIAETYGSGRMVYTVAQGMDAMKAGNVLKYTQMGELCIGRKEPAQKSNVERVAAYFDSIGMPYTVDEDIMHRIWGKFMLNVGVNQTCMAYGTTYEGVLLPGEPHDIMLEAMHEVIAAANAEGIALGEEDVDFYVGLLGKLDPNGYPSMAQDRVARRYSEVEMFAGTVIPICEKHKIPAPANRKLYEMVKAIEKEYGQG